From the genome of Triticum aestivum cultivar Chinese Spring chromosome 3B, IWGSC CS RefSeq v2.1, whole genome shotgun sequence, one region includes:
- the LOC123067806 gene encoding probable cinnamyl alcohol dehydrogenase 1: protein MAPAHAPGGGDDVTVAECPICMEELVANNNCGSVRRLPGGRSTHYTCDATTVALLQVKTATPPLTTAAHLPYPPQKLEHHFARAPAGFRFRFRRPACFSRSPSEVAGMAAESESCNCSAWAANDPSGVLSPHSFNRRAARHDDVSLRITHCGVCYADVQWTRNLHHDSVYPLVPGHEIAGVVTEVGSDVKGFKLGDHVAVGTYINSCRDCDNCNSLLENHCSNFVFTFNGVDTDGTVTKGGYSTHIVVHERYCYKIPDGYPLEKAAPLACAGITVYTPMIRHNMNQPGKSLGVIGLGGLGHMAVKFGKAFGLNVTVLSTSESKRDEAINLLGADNFVVSSDKNQMESLKNSLDFIVDTASGDHPFDPYLALLKVRGVMALVGFPGEIRVHPATLNLGARTLSGSVVGGTKDTQEMINFCAANKIYPDIEIIKIDYINEALERLVNRDVKYRFVIDIESSFK from the exons ATGGCACCGGCGCATGCTCCTGGAGGCGGCGATGACGTGACCGTGGCGGAGTGCCCAATCTGCATGGAGGAGCTGGTGGCCAACAACAACTGCGGATCCGTGAGGAGATTGCCCG GGGGTAGATCTACCCACTACACGTGCGACGCGACCACGGTGGCGCTGCTGCAAGTTAAAACGGCCACGCCTCCGCTCACCACCGCCGCGCATCTCCCCTACCCTCCACAGAAACTGGAACATCATTTTGCTCGCGCGCCGGCTGGTTTCAGGTTCAGGTTCCGCCGCCCTGCCTGCTTCTCCCGATCCCCTTCCGAG GTGGCCGGCATGGCTGCTGAATCCGAGAGCTGCAACTGCAGTGCCTGGGCAGCAAATGATCCTTCCGGAGTACTCTCCCCTCACAGTTTCAACCGTAG GGCTGCACGACATGATGATGTTTCTTTGAGGATCACACACTGCGGTGTCTGTTATGCTGATGTTCAGTGGACAAGAAATTTGCACCATGACTCGGTGTACCCTTTAGTCCCTGG GCATGAGATTGCTGGAGTTGTAACCGAGGTTGGTTCAGACGTCAAGGGCTTCAAACTGGGCGACCATGTGGCTGTTGGGACATACATCAACTCATGCCGTGACTGTGACAACTGCAATAGCCTCCTCGAGAACCACTGCTCAAATTTTGTTTTCACTTTCAATGGTGTTGATACAGACGGCACTGTCACAAAGGGAGGCTATTCCACTCACATTGTAGTTCATGAACG GTACTGCTATAAAATACCTGACGGCTATCCGCTGGAAAAGGCCGCACCTTTAGCTTGTGCTGGGATCACTGTGTATACACCGATGATCCGGCATAACATGAACCAGCCGGGGAAGTCACTTGGGGTTATTGGTCTTGGTGGGTTGGGTCACATGGCAGTGAAATTCGGGAAAGCCTTTGGACTGAATGTGACAGTTTTGAGTACAAGTGAATCCAAAAGAGATGAAGCTATCAACCTTCTTGGCGCAGATAATTTTGTGGTATCATCAGATAAAAATCAGATGGAG TCCCTGAAAAATTCTCTGGACTTCATTGTCGATACTGCCTCTGGTGACCACCCATTTGACCCTTATCTCGCGCTTCTGAAAGTTCGTGGCGTAATGGCACTAGTTGGCTTTCCTGGAGAAATCAGAGTCCATCCTGCAACACTTAATCTGG GTGCACGAACTCTATCTGGCAGTGTAGTCGGAGGCACCAAGGACACCCAGGAGATGATAAACTTCTGCGCGGCAAACAAAATCTACCCAGATATTGAGATTATAAAGATAGACTACATCAACGAGGCTCTCGAGAGGCTTGTCAACCGGGATGTGAAGTACCGGTTTGTAATTGACATAGAGAGCTCTTTCAAGTAA